The Larus michahellis chromosome 16, bLarMic1.1, whole genome shotgun sequence genome has a segment encoding these proteins:
- the MFN2 gene encoding mitofusin-2, with translation MSLLFTRSKSIVAVKKDKRHMAEVNASPLKHFVTAKKKINGIFEQLAAYINESSSFLEETHKNVELDPVTTEEQVLEVKGYLSKVSGISEVLARRHMKVAFFGRTSNGKSTVINAMLWDKVLPSGIGHTTNCFLRVEGTDGHEAFLLTEGSEEKKSVKTVNQLAHALHQDELLNAGSLVSVMWPNSKCPLLKDDLVLMDSPGIDVTTELDSWIDKFCLDADVFVLVANSESTLMQTEKQFFHKVNERLSRPNIFILNNRWDASASEPEYMEEVRRQHMERCTSFLVDELGVVDRAQAGDRIFFVSAKEVLNARIQRAQGMPEGGGALADGFQVRMFEFQNFERRFEECISQSAVKTKFEQHTVRAKQIAEDVRLIMDSVHIAAQEQRVYCLETREERQERLGFIDKQLELLTQDYKRKIKQITEEVERQVSNAMAEEIRRLSVLVDEYQADFHPSQVVLKVYKSELHKHIEEGLGRNMSDRCSNAITASLQTMQQEMIDGLKPLLPVSLRGQIDMLIPRQCFMLSYDLNCDKLCADFQEDIEFHFSLGWTMLVNRFLGPKNGRRALMGYNDQVQRPLTPANPSLPPLPQGSMTQEELMVSMVTGLASLTSRTSMGIIVVGGVVWKAVGWRLIALSFGLYGLLYVYERLTWTTKAKERAFKRQFVEYAGEKLQLIVSYTGSNCSHQVQQELAGTFAHLCQQVDVTRENLEQEISAMNKKIEILDSLQSKAKLLRNKAGWLDSELNMFTHQYLQQSR, from the exons ATGTCCCTGTTGTTTACTCGTTCCAAGTCAATAGTTGCAGTGAAGAAGGATAAGAGACACATGGCTGAGGTAAATGCTTCTCCACTTAAACATTTTGTCactgcaaagaagaaaatcaatGGTATCTTTGAACAGTTGGCTGCGTACATCAATGAGAGTTCGTCATTCCTGGAAG AAACACACAAGAATGTAGAGCTTGATCCTGTCACCACAGAAGAGCAGGTACTGGAAGTCAAAGGCTACCTGTCAAAAGTCAGTGGCATTAGTGAAGTGTTGGCAAGACGGCACATGAAAGTTGCTTTTTTTGGAAG GACAAGCAATGGGAAAAGCACTGTGATAAATGCCATGCTGTGGGACAAAGTGCTTCCTTCAGGAATTGGACACACCACTAATTGTTTCCTGCGTGTAGAAGGGACAGATGGACACGAAGCTTTCCTGCTTACTGAAGGCTCGGAGGAAAAGAAGAGTGTTAAG ACAGTAAACCAGTTGGCTCATGCCCTTCATCAAGATGAACTTCTGAATGCTGGCAGTCTAGTCAGCGTAATGTGGCCCAATTCCAAATGTCCTCTCTTAAAGGATGACCTAGTGCTGATGGACAG CCCTGGCATTGATGTAACCACAGAGCTGGACAGTTGGATTGACAAATTCTGTCTAGATGCTGATGTATTTGTCCTCGTGGCAAATTCTGAATCAACATTGATGCAAACT GAGAAACAGTTCTTTCACAAGGTGAATGAACGTCTGTCTCGAcccaatatatttattttaaataatcgCTGGGATGCATCTGCCTCTGAACCAGAATACATGGAAGAG GTGCGTCGCCAGCACATGGAGCGGTGTACCAGTTTCCTGGTAGATGAGCTGGGTGTGGTGGATCGAGCCCAGGCAGGGGATCGAATTTTCTTTGTGTCGGCAAAAGAAGTGCTGAATGCCAGGATTCAGAGGGCTCAAGGGATGCCAGAAGGAG GTGGAGCATTGGCAGATGGATTTCAAGTAAGAATGTTTGAGTTTCAGAACTTTGAGAGAAGATTTGAG GAATGTATCTCACAGTCAGCAGTAAAAACAAAATTTGAGCAGCATACGGTGAGAGCAAAGCAGATTGCGGAAGATGTTCGTCTCATCATGGATTCTGTGCATATTGCTGCCCAGGAACAGCG agtTTACTGTCTGGAAACACGAGAGGAACGACAGGAACGTTTAGGTTTTATTGACAAACAGCTGGAGCTCCTTACTCAAGACTACAAGCGGAAAATAAAACAGATCACAGAAGAAGTGGAGAGGCAG GTGTCAAATGCAATGGCAGAAGAAATCAGACGACTTTCAGTGTTGGTAGATGAATACCAAGCAGACTTCCATCCATCACAAGTAGTTCTTAAAGTTTACAAGAGT GAGCTGCATAAACACATTGAGGAAGGCCTGGGCCGTAACATGTCAGATCGTTGCTCCAATGCAATCACAGCTTCCCTGCAGACAATGCAGCAAGAAATGATAG ATGGTTTAAAACCCCTTCTCCCAGTCTCTTTGAGGGGCCAGATAGACATGTTAATTCCCCGACAGTGCTTCATGCTCAGCTATGATCTGAACTGTGACAAGCTTTGTGCCGACTTCCAAGAGGACATAGAATTCCATTTCTCTCTTGGATGGACGATGCTGGTGAACAGGTTTTTGGGACCAAAGAATGGTCGTCGGGCCCTGATGGGCTATAACGACCAG GTTCAACGCCCTTTAACACCAGCAAATCCCAGTCTGCCTCCTTTGCCTCAGGGCTCTATGACCCAGGAAGAGCTCATGGTGTCGATGGTGACTGGCCTGGCCTCATTAACTTCCCGAACTTCTATGGGGATCATCGTGGTTGGTGGTGTG GTCTGGAAGGCTGTGGGTTGGAGACTGATTGCTCTTTCTTTTGGCCTTTATGGGCTCCTTTATGTATACGAGCGCCTCACCTGGACCACAAAAGCGAAAGAGAGAGCTTTCAAACGGCAGTTTGTAGAGTATGCTGGTGAGAAATTGCAGCTCATCGTCAGTTATACCGGTTCCAATTGCAGCCACCAAGTCCAACA AGAGCTTGCTGGAACATTTGCTCATTTGTGTCAGCAAGTGGATGTCACACGGGAGAATCTTGAGCAGGAAATTTCTGCCATGAACAAAAAGATCGAAATTCTGGAttcactgcaaagcaaagcaaaactgctCAG GAATAAAGCGGGTTGGCTTGACAGTGAACTCAACATGTTCACACATCAGTACCTGCAGCAAAGCAGATAg
- the MIIP gene encoding migration and invasion-inhibitory protein isoform X2: MPGAAGRDGPSPGRGAAGTAGPGLPWGIPAAAAAGAGRGSPGRGIAGRAGAAGCGAGKCFHKMELEHLNRLRQANQDLLQRLRMKQEEIRKRLPSKAHSPASLRNRTATERSAPLPNRGKENQLDAVKSTADPAMLVSVEPGAYAARAALCSSLIHSSDDRGVQQQQMKMQEAVGLDSSFPGKEKNVTPVSAIITCGRETSGVDRDGHARGSLANFLLGHGENRQQSALPHGFHEKKQLKDDLDPSLSSIQSEETSTQPVVIREPVIRKSILLTSQSKGLKEAGRVTFQSDPEEYAIPVSSWSVRPFLGYDWIAGLLDTNSSVAEKSDQYFAELHEFRQANKEACIHEQHLEPEALDCIAPEQEPDLITSSHKCVYCYRLNQRLFTVPVDSESACPVCKIPRTHQPPEVLGEPVYVRVSIPRSTLMPTYKYKAHRRKSFEPADNLALLSHCLAGWENIIPSSNPTLSGLDLQASLEKKPPHHPRLNSVSRVSGGTRTDQLLNLTHLTHFRFSSASQQREQNKPGHHRAAPNLNLTASTL; the protein is encoded by the exons atgccgggagccgcggggcgggacgggcccagccccggccgcggggctgcgggaacggcagggccggggctgccctggggaatcccggcggcggcggcggctggagcCGGGCGGGGATCCCCCGGCCGCGGGATCGCCGGGCGAGCCGGAGCGGCGGGGTGCGGAGCAG gaaaatgttttcataagATGGAGTTAGAGCACCTGAACAGGCTGCGTCAGGCCAACCAGGACCTTCTACAAAGGCTCAGAATGAAGCAGGAAGAGATCAGAAAAAGACTTCCCAGCAAGGCACACTCTCCAGCATCTCTTCGTAACAGAACAGCTACTGAAAGATCTGCCCCCTTGCCCAACAGAGGG AAGGAAAACCAGTTGGATGCTGTGAAGTCTACAGCTGACCCTGCAATGTTGGTGTCTGTGGAACCTGGAGCTTACGCAGCCAGAGCAGCCCTTTGTTCATCTCTTATACACAGCAGCGATGACAGAGGGGTTCAGCAGCAACAAATGAAGATGCAGGAAGCAGTAGGTTTGGATTCCAGCtttcctggaaaagagaaaaatgttacaCCAGTGTCTGCAATCATTACATGTGGCAGAGAAACCTCTGGAGTGGATAGGGATGGCCATGCTCGAGGAAGTCTGGCGAACTTCCTTCTGGGACACGGAGAGAACAGACAACAGTCTGCTCTGCCACATGGTTTCCATGAGAAAAAACAGCTTAAGGATGATCTGGACCCATCACTGAGCAGCATACAAAGTGAGGAGACCAGCACGCAGCCTGTGGTCATTAGAGAGCCCGTAATCCGTAAATCAATCTTGCTGACATCTCAGTCCAAAGGGTTGAAG GAAGCTGGTCGTGTGACTTTTCAGTCTGACCCTGAAGAATATGCCATACCTGTGAGCAGCTGGTCCGTGCGTCCTTTCCTGGGCTATGACTGGATTGCAG GGCTCCTAGATACAAACTCTTCAGTAGCGGAAAAATCTGATCAATACTTTGCTGAGCTGCATGAGTTCCGACAGGCCAACAAAGAAGCATGTATTCATGAGCAgcacctgga GCCTGAGGCTCTGGATTGCATAGCTCCTGAACAAGAACCAGATTTGATCACCAGTTCCCATAAGT GTGTTTATTGTTATCGATTAAACCAACGCCTCTTCACTGTCCCTGTGGACTCAGAATCTGCCTGCCCTGTGTGTAAGATCCCACGTACTCATCAGCCCCCAGAGGTACTGGGAGAGCCAGTCTATGTCAG GGTCAGCATTCCCAGATCTACCCTAATGCCTACCTACAAATACAAAGCCCATCGCAGGAAGAGCTTTGAACCGGCAGACAATCTAGCATTACTTTCG CATTGCCTGGCTGGCTGGGAAAACATCATCCCTTCCAGCAACCCCACACTCAGCGGTTTGGACTTGCAAGCTTCACTGGAAAAGAAGCCGCCTCACCATCCTCGCCTG AACTCGGTGTCCAGAGTGTCAGGAGGAACCAGAACTGACCAACTTCTGAACCTGACCCACTTGACACACTTCAGATTTAGCAGTGCTTCTCAGCAGAGGGAGCAAAACAAACCCGGACACCACAGAGCAGCTCCAAATTTAAATCTGACTGCTTCAACTCTGTGA
- the MIIP gene encoding migration and invasion-inhibitory protein isoform X1, producing MPGAAGRDGPSPGRGAAGTAGPGLPWGIPAAAAAGAGRGSPGRGIAGRAGAAGCGAGKCFHKMELEHLNRLRQANQDLLQRLRMKQEEIRKRLPSKAHSPASLRNRTATERSAPLPNRGKENQLDAVKSTADPAMLVSVEPGAYAARAALCSSLIHSSDDRGVQQQQMKMQEAVGLDSSFPGKEKNVTPVSAIITCGRETSGVDRDGHARGSLANFLLGHGENRQQSALPHGFHEKKQLKDDLDPSLSSIQSEETSTQPVVIREPVIRKSILLTSQSKGLKKEAGRVTFQSDPEEYAIPVSSWSVRPFLGYDWIAGLLDTNSSVAEKSDQYFAELHEFRQANKEACIHEQHLEPEALDCIAPEQEPDLITSSHKCVYCYRLNQRLFTVPVDSESACPVCKIPRTHQPPEVLGEPVYVRVSIPRSTLMPTYKYKAHRRKSFEPADNLALLSHCLAGWENIIPSSNPTLSGLDLQASLEKKPPHHPRLNSVSRVSGGTRTDQLLNLTHLTHFRFSSASQQREQNKPGHHRAAPNLNLTASTL from the exons atgccgggagccgcggggcgggacgggcccagccccggccgcggggctgcgggaacggcagggccggggctgccctggggaatcccggcggcggcggcggctggagcCGGGCGGGGATCCCCCGGCCGCGGGATCGCCGGGCGAGCCGGAGCGGCGGGGTGCGGAGCAG gaaaatgttttcataagATGGAGTTAGAGCACCTGAACAGGCTGCGTCAGGCCAACCAGGACCTTCTACAAAGGCTCAGAATGAAGCAGGAAGAGATCAGAAAAAGACTTCCCAGCAAGGCACACTCTCCAGCATCTCTTCGTAACAGAACAGCTACTGAAAGATCTGCCCCCTTGCCCAACAGAGGG AAGGAAAACCAGTTGGATGCTGTGAAGTCTACAGCTGACCCTGCAATGTTGGTGTCTGTGGAACCTGGAGCTTACGCAGCCAGAGCAGCCCTTTGTTCATCTCTTATACACAGCAGCGATGACAGAGGGGTTCAGCAGCAACAAATGAAGATGCAGGAAGCAGTAGGTTTGGATTCCAGCtttcctggaaaagagaaaaatgttacaCCAGTGTCTGCAATCATTACATGTGGCAGAGAAACCTCTGGAGTGGATAGGGATGGCCATGCTCGAGGAAGTCTGGCGAACTTCCTTCTGGGACACGGAGAGAACAGACAACAGTCTGCTCTGCCACATGGTTTCCATGAGAAAAAACAGCTTAAGGATGATCTGGACCCATCACTGAGCAGCATACAAAGTGAGGAGACCAGCACGCAGCCTGTGGTCATTAGAGAGCCCGTAATCCGTAAATCAATCTTGCTGACATCTCAGTCCAAAGGGTTGAAG aagGAAGCTGGTCGTGTGACTTTTCAGTCTGACCCTGAAGAATATGCCATACCTGTGAGCAGCTGGTCCGTGCGTCCTTTCCTGGGCTATGACTGGATTGCAG GGCTCCTAGATACAAACTCTTCAGTAGCGGAAAAATCTGATCAATACTTTGCTGAGCTGCATGAGTTCCGACAGGCCAACAAAGAAGCATGTATTCATGAGCAgcacctgga GCCTGAGGCTCTGGATTGCATAGCTCCTGAACAAGAACCAGATTTGATCACCAGTTCCCATAAGT GTGTTTATTGTTATCGATTAAACCAACGCCTCTTCACTGTCCCTGTGGACTCAGAATCTGCCTGCCCTGTGTGTAAGATCCCACGTACTCATCAGCCCCCAGAGGTACTGGGAGAGCCAGTCTATGTCAG GGTCAGCATTCCCAGATCTACCCTAATGCCTACCTACAAATACAAAGCCCATCGCAGGAAGAGCTTTGAACCGGCAGACAATCTAGCATTACTTTCG CATTGCCTGGCTGGCTGGGAAAACATCATCCCTTCCAGCAACCCCACACTCAGCGGTTTGGACTTGCAAGCTTCACTGGAAAAGAAGCCGCCTCACCATCCTCGCCTG AACTCGGTGTCCAGAGTGTCAGGAGGAACCAGAACTGACCAACTTCTGAACCTGACCCACTTGACACACTTCAGATTTAGCAGTGCTTCTCAGCAGAGGGAGCAAAACAAACCCGGACACCACAGAGCAGCTCCAAATTTAAATCTGACTGCTTCAACTCTGTGA
- the MIIP gene encoding migration and invasion-inhibitory protein isoform X3, with amino-acid sequence MPGAAGRDGPSPGRGAAGTAGPGLPWGIPAAAAAGAGRGSPGRGIAGRAGAAGCGAGKCFHKMELEHLNRLRQANQDLLQRLRMKQEEIRKRLPSKAHSPASLRNRTATERSAPLPNRGKENQLDAVKSTADPAMLVSVEPGAYAARAALCSSLIHSSDDRGVQQQQMKMQEAVGLDSSFPGKEKNVTPVSAIITCGRETSGVDRDGHARGSLANFLLGHGENRQQSALPHGFHEKKQLKDDLDPSLSSIQSEETSTQPVVIREPVIRKSILLTSQSKGLKKEAGRVTFQSDPEEYAIPVSSWSVRPFLGYDWIAGLLDTNSSVAEKSDQYFAELHEFRQANKEACIHEQHLEPEALDCIAPEQEPDLITSSHKCVYCYRLNQRLFTVPVDSESACPVCKIPRTHQPPEVLGEPVYVRVSIPRSTLMPTYKYKAHRRKSFEPADNLALLSHCLAGWENIIPSSNPTLSGLDLQASLEKKPPHHPRLIR; translated from the exons atgccgggagccgcggggcgggacgggcccagccccggccgcggggctgcgggaacggcagggccggggctgccctggggaatcccggcggcggcggcggctggagcCGGGCGGGGATCCCCCGGCCGCGGGATCGCCGGGCGAGCCGGAGCGGCGGGGTGCGGAGCAG gaaaatgttttcataagATGGAGTTAGAGCACCTGAACAGGCTGCGTCAGGCCAACCAGGACCTTCTACAAAGGCTCAGAATGAAGCAGGAAGAGATCAGAAAAAGACTTCCCAGCAAGGCACACTCTCCAGCATCTCTTCGTAACAGAACAGCTACTGAAAGATCTGCCCCCTTGCCCAACAGAGGG AAGGAAAACCAGTTGGATGCTGTGAAGTCTACAGCTGACCCTGCAATGTTGGTGTCTGTGGAACCTGGAGCTTACGCAGCCAGAGCAGCCCTTTGTTCATCTCTTATACACAGCAGCGATGACAGAGGGGTTCAGCAGCAACAAATGAAGATGCAGGAAGCAGTAGGTTTGGATTCCAGCtttcctggaaaagagaaaaatgttacaCCAGTGTCTGCAATCATTACATGTGGCAGAGAAACCTCTGGAGTGGATAGGGATGGCCATGCTCGAGGAAGTCTGGCGAACTTCCTTCTGGGACACGGAGAGAACAGACAACAGTCTGCTCTGCCACATGGTTTCCATGAGAAAAAACAGCTTAAGGATGATCTGGACCCATCACTGAGCAGCATACAAAGTGAGGAGACCAGCACGCAGCCTGTGGTCATTAGAGAGCCCGTAATCCGTAAATCAATCTTGCTGACATCTCAGTCCAAAGGGTTGAAG aagGAAGCTGGTCGTGTGACTTTTCAGTCTGACCCTGAAGAATATGCCATACCTGTGAGCAGCTGGTCCGTGCGTCCTTTCCTGGGCTATGACTGGATTGCAG GGCTCCTAGATACAAACTCTTCAGTAGCGGAAAAATCTGATCAATACTTTGCTGAGCTGCATGAGTTCCGACAGGCCAACAAAGAAGCATGTATTCATGAGCAgcacctgga GCCTGAGGCTCTGGATTGCATAGCTCCTGAACAAGAACCAGATTTGATCACCAGTTCCCATAAGT GTGTTTATTGTTATCGATTAAACCAACGCCTCTTCACTGTCCCTGTGGACTCAGAATCTGCCTGCCCTGTGTGTAAGATCCCACGTACTCATCAGCCCCCAGAGGTACTGGGAGAGCCAGTCTATGTCAG GGTCAGCATTCCCAGATCTACCCTAATGCCTACCTACAAATACAAAGCCCATCGCAGGAAGAGCTTTGAACCGGCAGACAATCTAGCATTACTTTCG CATTGCCTGGCTGGCTGGGAAAACATCATCCCTTCCAGCAACCCCACACTCAGCGGTTTGGACTTGCAAGCTTCACTGGAAAAGAAGCCGCCTCACCATCCTCGCCTG ATACGATAA
- the MIIP gene encoding migration and invasion-inhibitory protein isoform X4 — protein sequence MELEHLNRLRQANQDLLQRLRMKQEEIRKRLPSKAHSPASLRNRTATERSAPLPNRGKENQLDAVKSTADPAMLVSVEPGAYAARAALCSSLIHSSDDRGVQQQQMKMQEAVGLDSSFPGKEKNVTPVSAIITCGRETSGVDRDGHARGSLANFLLGHGENRQQSALPHGFHEKKQLKDDLDPSLSSIQSEETSTQPVVIREPVIRKSILLTSQSKGLKKEAGRVTFQSDPEEYAIPVSSWSVRPFLGYDWIAGLLDTNSSVAEKSDQYFAELHEFRQANKEACIHEQHLEPEALDCIAPEQEPDLITSSHKCVYCYRLNQRLFTVPVDSESACPVCKIPRTHQPPEVLGEPVYVRVSIPRSTLMPTYKYKAHRRKSFEPADNLALLSHCLAGWENIIPSSNPTLSGLDLQASLEKKPPHHPRLNSVSRVSGGTRTDQLLNLTHLTHFRFSSASQQREQNKPGHHRAAPNLNLTASTL from the exons ATGGAGTTAGAGCACCTGAACAGGCTGCGTCAGGCCAACCAGGACCTTCTACAAAGGCTCAGAATGAAGCAGGAAGAGATCAGAAAAAGACTTCCCAGCAAGGCACACTCTCCAGCATCTCTTCGTAACAGAACAGCTACTGAAAGATCTGCCCCCTTGCCCAACAGAGGG AAGGAAAACCAGTTGGATGCTGTGAAGTCTACAGCTGACCCTGCAATGTTGGTGTCTGTGGAACCTGGAGCTTACGCAGCCAGAGCAGCCCTTTGTTCATCTCTTATACACAGCAGCGATGACAGAGGGGTTCAGCAGCAACAAATGAAGATGCAGGAAGCAGTAGGTTTGGATTCCAGCtttcctggaaaagagaaaaatgttacaCCAGTGTCTGCAATCATTACATGTGGCAGAGAAACCTCTGGAGTGGATAGGGATGGCCATGCTCGAGGAAGTCTGGCGAACTTCCTTCTGGGACACGGAGAGAACAGACAACAGTCTGCTCTGCCACATGGTTTCCATGAGAAAAAACAGCTTAAGGATGATCTGGACCCATCACTGAGCAGCATACAAAGTGAGGAGACCAGCACGCAGCCTGTGGTCATTAGAGAGCCCGTAATCCGTAAATCAATCTTGCTGACATCTCAGTCCAAAGGGTTGAAG aagGAAGCTGGTCGTGTGACTTTTCAGTCTGACCCTGAAGAATATGCCATACCTGTGAGCAGCTGGTCCGTGCGTCCTTTCCTGGGCTATGACTGGATTGCAG GGCTCCTAGATACAAACTCTTCAGTAGCGGAAAAATCTGATCAATACTTTGCTGAGCTGCATGAGTTCCGACAGGCCAACAAAGAAGCATGTATTCATGAGCAgcacctgga GCCTGAGGCTCTGGATTGCATAGCTCCTGAACAAGAACCAGATTTGATCACCAGTTCCCATAAGT GTGTTTATTGTTATCGATTAAACCAACGCCTCTTCACTGTCCCTGTGGACTCAGAATCTGCCTGCCCTGTGTGTAAGATCCCACGTACTCATCAGCCCCCAGAGGTACTGGGAGAGCCAGTCTATGTCAG GGTCAGCATTCCCAGATCTACCCTAATGCCTACCTACAAATACAAAGCCCATCGCAGGAAGAGCTTTGAACCGGCAGACAATCTAGCATTACTTTCG CATTGCCTGGCTGGCTGGGAAAACATCATCCCTTCCAGCAACCCCACACTCAGCGGTTTGGACTTGCAAGCTTCACTGGAAAAGAAGCCGCCTCACCATCCTCGCCTG AACTCGGTGTCCAGAGTGTCAGGAGGAACCAGAACTGACCAACTTCTGAACCTGACCCACTTGACACACTTCAGATTTAGCAGTGCTTCTCAGCAGAGGGAGCAAAACAAACCCGGACACCACAGAGCAGCTCCAAATTTAAATCTGACTGCTTCAACTCTGTGA